A genomic region of Platichthys flesus chromosome 4, fPlaFle2.1, whole genome shotgun sequence contains the following coding sequences:
- the LOC133952137 gene encoding leukocyte elastase inhibitor-like isoform X2 has translation MVKDAMTALAEKLFEDNCTSSAMGNHSVHHNFHGNNPGVVHFSSPVDIPDDVPLYRTLSHANPSGNMFLSPLSINSALAMVYLGARGETAFQMEKVLAFEPGEEVHAAFKKLIAEINSPSASYILKTANRLYGEKTTKFIPPFLEAIGKYYKDNLKTVDFIGAAEASRGEINTWVEKQTENKIKDLLKAVSDGTRLALVNAIYFKGNWMYRFDEANTKEMPFKVSQTVSKPVQMMFQKKNLHYNSIDGLQILELPYEKEELSMLILLPAQSTDGSDPLLKLEEELTLEMLNGLTDRENMLVHSDIHVHLPKFKMEVEYKLNEPLSEMGMTDVFCPSKADLSGMNDGRDLFLSTVVHKAFVEVNEEGKEAAAATPAVVPQGGPNLKEEHFTADHPFLFFIRHNKTKSLLFLGKFSSPQ, from the exons ATGGTGAAGGATGCAATGACCGCACTGGCCGAGAAGTTATTTGAG GACAACTGTACATCCTCAGCCATGGGCAACCACAGCGTCCACCATAACTTCCATGGCAACAACCCAGGCGTAGTACACTTCTCAAGCCCTGTCGACATTCCAGACGATGTGCCGCTGTACCGGACTCTGAGCCATGCAAACCCATCAGGGAATATGTTCTTGTCTCCGCTGAGCATCAATTCAGCTCTGGCTATGGTCTACCTGGGAGCCAGAGGAGAAACAGCTTTTCAAATGGAAAAG GTCCTGGCATTCGAACCTGGTGAAGAGGTCCATGCTGCCTTCAAGAAGCTTATCGCAGAAATCAACTCACCATCGGCATCATACATTCTGAAAACAGCCAATCGTTTATATGGGGAGAAAACCACAAAGTTCATCcct CCATTCCTGGAAGCCATAGGTAAGTACTACAAGGACAACCTGAAGACTGTGGATTTCATCGGGGCTGCGGAGGCGAGCAGAGGAGAGATCAACACCTGGGTCGAGAAGCAGACAGAAA ataaaataaaagatctcCTGAAGGCAGTCTCTGATGGTACGAGGCTGGCTCTGGTCAATGCCATCTACTTTAAGGGAAACTGGATGTATCGCTTTGATGAAGCAAACACCAAAGAGATGCCCTTTAAAGTCAGCCAG aCTGTGAGCAAACCAGTCCAGATGATGTTCCAGAAGAAGAATCTGCACTACAACTCCATCGATGGCCTGCAGATCCTGGAGCTGCCATATGAGAAGGAGGAGCTCAGCATGTTGATCCTGTTGCCTGCCCAGTCCACAGACGGATCCGACCCTCTGCTGAAG ctggaggaggagctgacgCTGGAGATGCTGAATGGATTGACCGACAGGGAAAACATGTTAGTCCACTCGGACATCCACGTTCACCTGCCAAAGTTCAAAATGGAGGTGGAATACAAGCTGAACGAGCCTCTGTCCGAGATGGGCATGACTGACGTGTTCTGCCCGTCAAAGGCCGACCTGTCTGGCATGAACGACGGAAGAGATCTCTTCCTGTCTACAGTGGTACACAAGGCCTTCGTGGAGGTGAATGAGGAGGGCAAGGAGGCGGCTGCGGCAACACCAGCCGTGGTCCCTCAGGGTGGCCCTAACTTGAAGGAGGAACACTTCACAGCAGACCaccccttcctcttcttcatcaggcACAATAAAACCAAGTCCTTGCTCTTCCTCGGCAAGTTCTCGTCTCCTCAGTAG
- the LOC133952137 gene encoding leukocyte elastase inhibitor-like isoform X1 has protein sequence MVAVSLQQTTPSSSSSGAIKPSPSSSSDNCTSSAMGNHSVHHNFHGNNPGVVHFSSPVDIPDDVPLYRTLSHANPSGNMFLSPLSINSALAMVYLGARGETAFQMEKVLAFEPGEEVHAAFKKLIAEINSPSASYILKTANRLYGEKTTKFIPPFLEAIGKYYKDNLKTVDFIGAAEASRGEINTWVEKQTENKIKDLLKAVSDGTRLALVNAIYFKGNWMYRFDEANTKEMPFKVSQTVSKPVQMMFQKKNLHYNSIDGLQILELPYEKEELSMLILLPAQSTDGSDPLLKLEEELTLEMLNGLTDRENMLVHSDIHVHLPKFKMEVEYKLNEPLSEMGMTDVFCPSKADLSGMNDGRDLFLSTVVHKAFVEVNEEGKEAAAATPAVVPQGGPNLKEEHFTADHPFLFFIRHNKTKSLLFLGKFSSPQ, from the exons ATGGTTGCTGTATCTTTACAGCAGACcaccccttcctcttcctcctcaggcgCAATAAAACCAAGTCCATCCTCTTCCTCG GACAACTGTACATCCTCAGCCATGGGCAACCACAGCGTCCACCATAACTTCCATGGCAACAACCCAGGCGTAGTACACTTCTCAAGCCCTGTCGACATTCCAGACGATGTGCCGCTGTACCGGACTCTGAGCCATGCAAACCCATCAGGGAATATGTTCTTGTCTCCGCTGAGCATCAATTCAGCTCTGGCTATGGTCTACCTGGGAGCCAGAGGAGAAACAGCTTTTCAAATGGAAAAG GTCCTGGCATTCGAACCTGGTGAAGAGGTCCATGCTGCCTTCAAGAAGCTTATCGCAGAAATCAACTCACCATCGGCATCATACATTCTGAAAACAGCCAATCGTTTATATGGGGAGAAAACCACAAAGTTCATCcct CCATTCCTGGAAGCCATAGGTAAGTACTACAAGGACAACCTGAAGACTGTGGATTTCATCGGGGCTGCGGAGGCGAGCAGAGGAGAGATCAACACCTGGGTCGAGAAGCAGACAGAAA ataaaataaaagatctcCTGAAGGCAGTCTCTGATGGTACGAGGCTGGCTCTGGTCAATGCCATCTACTTTAAGGGAAACTGGATGTATCGCTTTGATGAAGCAAACACCAAAGAGATGCCCTTTAAAGTCAGCCAG aCTGTGAGCAAACCAGTCCAGATGATGTTCCAGAAGAAGAATCTGCACTACAACTCCATCGATGGCCTGCAGATCCTGGAGCTGCCATATGAGAAGGAGGAGCTCAGCATGTTGATCCTGTTGCCTGCCCAGTCCACAGACGGATCCGACCCTCTGCTGAAG ctggaggaggagctgacgCTGGAGATGCTGAATGGATTGACCGACAGGGAAAACATGTTAGTCCACTCGGACATCCACGTTCACCTGCCAAAGTTCAAAATGGAGGTGGAATACAAGCTGAACGAGCCTCTGTCCGAGATGGGCATGACTGACGTGTTCTGCCCGTCAAAGGCCGACCTGTCTGGCATGAACGACGGAAGAGATCTCTTCCTGTCTACAGTGGTACACAAGGCCTTCGTGGAGGTGAATGAGGAGGGCAAGGAGGCGGCTGCGGCAACACCAGCCGTGGTCCCTCAGGGTGGCCCTAACTTGAAGGAGGAACACTTCACAGCAGACCaccccttcctcttcttcatcaggcACAATAAAACCAAGTCCTTGCTCTTCCTCGGCAAGTTCTCGTCTCCTCAGTAG
- the LOC133952137 gene encoding leukocyte elastase inhibitor-like isoform X3 has product MGNHSVHHNFHGNNPGVVHFSSPVDIPDDVPLYRTLSHANPSGNMFLSPLSINSALAMVYLGARGETAFQMEKVLAFEPGEEVHAAFKKLIAEINSPSASYILKTANRLYGEKTTKFIPPFLEAIGKYYKDNLKTVDFIGAAEASRGEINTWVEKQTENKIKDLLKAVSDGTRLALVNAIYFKGNWMYRFDEANTKEMPFKVSQTVSKPVQMMFQKKNLHYNSIDGLQILELPYEKEELSMLILLPAQSTDGSDPLLKLEEELTLEMLNGLTDRENMLVHSDIHVHLPKFKMEVEYKLNEPLSEMGMTDVFCPSKADLSGMNDGRDLFLSTVVHKAFVEVNEEGKEAAAATPAVVPQGGPNLKEEHFTADHPFLFFIRHNKTKSLLFLGKFSSPQ; this is encoded by the exons ATGGGCAACCACAGCGTCCACCATAACTTCCATGGCAACAACCCAGGCGTAGTACACTTCTCAAGCCCTGTCGACATTCCAGACGATGTGCCGCTGTACCGGACTCTGAGCCATGCAAACCCATCAGGGAATATGTTCTTGTCTCCGCTGAGCATCAATTCAGCTCTGGCTATGGTCTACCTGGGAGCCAGAGGAGAAACAGCTTTTCAAATGGAAAAG GTCCTGGCATTCGAACCTGGTGAAGAGGTCCATGCTGCCTTCAAGAAGCTTATCGCAGAAATCAACTCACCATCGGCATCATACATTCTGAAAACAGCCAATCGTTTATATGGGGAGAAAACCACAAAGTTCATCcct CCATTCCTGGAAGCCATAGGTAAGTACTACAAGGACAACCTGAAGACTGTGGATTTCATCGGGGCTGCGGAGGCGAGCAGAGGAGAGATCAACACCTGGGTCGAGAAGCAGACAGAAA ataaaataaaagatctcCTGAAGGCAGTCTCTGATGGTACGAGGCTGGCTCTGGTCAATGCCATCTACTTTAAGGGAAACTGGATGTATCGCTTTGATGAAGCAAACACCAAAGAGATGCCCTTTAAAGTCAGCCAG aCTGTGAGCAAACCAGTCCAGATGATGTTCCAGAAGAAGAATCTGCACTACAACTCCATCGATGGCCTGCAGATCCTGGAGCTGCCATATGAGAAGGAGGAGCTCAGCATGTTGATCCTGTTGCCTGCCCAGTCCACAGACGGATCCGACCCTCTGCTGAAG ctggaggaggagctgacgCTGGAGATGCTGAATGGATTGACCGACAGGGAAAACATGTTAGTCCACTCGGACATCCACGTTCACCTGCCAAAGTTCAAAATGGAGGTGGAATACAAGCTGAACGAGCCTCTGTCCGAGATGGGCATGACTGACGTGTTCTGCCCGTCAAAGGCCGACCTGTCTGGCATGAACGACGGAAGAGATCTCTTCCTGTCTACAGTGGTACACAAGGCCTTCGTGGAGGTGAATGAGGAGGGCAAGGAGGCGGCTGCGGCAACACCAGCCGTGGTCCCTCAGGGTGGCCCTAACTTGAAGGAGGAACACTTCACAGCAGACCaccccttcctcttcttcatcaggcACAATAAAACCAAGTCCTTGCTCTTCCTCGGCAAGTTCTCGTCTCCTCAGTAG